A genomic stretch from Pontivivens ytuae includes:
- a CDS encoding DsbA family oxidoreductase, with protein MTTRLDIISDPICPWCYIGKAKLDRALEAGGNPFEITWRPFQLNPDMPAEGMDRTEYLEAKFGKENAKGFYARIEQAAQEAGLDVDFAKIARTPNTVDAHRVIRWAQTTGNQSAVVSQLFRRYFKEGQDISDHAVLLDVAQSAGMEREIVERLLAGDADRAEVIAEDTQAREMGVSGVPTFLIGGRYVVQGAQEPAVWEKVIADLTAAVEAQG; from the coding sequence ATGACCACCCGCCTCGACATCATCTCCGACCCGATCTGCCCGTGGTGCTATATCGGCAAGGCGAAGCTCGACCGGGCGCTGGAGGCCGGGGGCAATCCGTTCGAGATCACGTGGCGGCCCTTCCAGCTCAACCCCGACATGCCGGCGGAGGGAATGGACCGGACGGAGTATCTGGAGGCGAAGTTCGGGAAGGAGAACGCGAAGGGCTTCTATGCCCGGATCGAGCAGGCGGCGCAGGAGGCCGGGCTCGACGTGGACTTCGCGAAGATCGCGCGGACGCCGAACACCGTGGATGCGCACCGTGTGATCCGCTGGGCCCAGACCACCGGCAACCAGTCCGCGGTCGTGAGCCAGCTTTTCCGGCGGTATTTCAAGGAGGGGCAGGACATTTCGGACCACGCCGTGCTGCTTGACGTGGCTCAGAGCGCGGGGATGGAGCGTGAGATCGTCGAGCGGCTATTGGCGGGCGACGCGGACCGGGCGGAGGTGATCGCCGAGGACACGCAGGCGCGCGAGATGGGCGTCAGCGGCGTGCCGACCTTCCTGATCGGCGGGCGCTACGTGGTGCAGGGCGCGCAGGAGCCGGCGGTGTGGGAGAAGGTGATTGCCGACCTCACCGCGGCGGTCGAAGCGCAGGGCTGA
- a CDS encoding HugZ family protein translates to MTRPETLQPVTDEAIRLAKTLLRTERHGALGTLEPGSGAPQVSRVSLATDPTGAPLILISRLSAHFAALEADPRCSLLLGTPGKGDPLAHPRMTLAACAEMLDGDARQAARTRFLARHPKAALYADFTDFAFWRLTPQGASLNGGFARAFELTADHLATPAMPDLTALEPDAVVHMNEDHRDAIKLYAETLLGEPEGDWRIATLDPEGMDLIHGDRVARLSFDPPLRSADELRPRLVALGKRARA, encoded by the coding sequence ATGACCCGTCCCGAGACCCTCCAGCCCGTCACCGATGAGGCGATCCGCCTCGCCAAGACCCTGCTCCGGACCGAGCGCCACGGTGCCCTTGGCACGCTGGAGCCGGGCTCGGGTGCGCCGCAGGTCAGCCGCGTCTCTCTCGCCACTGACCCGACCGGCGCGCCGCTCATCCTGATCTCCCGCCTGTCGGCCCATTTCGCGGCCCTCGAAGCGGATCCACGCTGCTCGCTGCTGCTTGGAACGCCGGGCAAGGGCGATCCGCTCGCCCATCCGCGCATGACGCTGGCCGCCTGCGCCGAGATGCTGGACGGTGACGCGCGGCAGGCGGCCCGCACCCGCTTCCTCGCCCGCCATCCGAAGGCCGCGCTCTATGCCGATTTCACCGATTTCGCCTTCTGGCGTCTGACGCCGCAGGGCGCCTCGCTCAACGGCGGCTTCGCCCGCGCGTTCGAGCTGACCGCCGACCACCTCGCCACACCCGCGATGCCGGACCTCACCGCCCTCGAACCCGACGCCGTGGTGCACATGAACGAGGACCACCGCGACGCCATCAAGCTCTACGCCGAGACCCTACTGGGCGAGCCCGAAGGCGACTGGCGCATCGCAACCCTCGATCCCGAAGGCATGGACCTGATCCACGGCGACCGCGTGGCCCGCCTCTCGTTCGACCCGCCACTCCGTTCCGCCGACGAACTGCGCCCGCGGCTTGTGGCCCTCGGCAAACGCGCCCGCGCCTGA
- the mfd gene encoding transcription-repair coupling factor produces the protein MKDGGPLTTGSVLVGGAPEGYDAQLVADYVRREGAPLIHVARDDARLAALRASLRFVAPDLPVLEFPAWDCLPYDRISPNAEVSARRMATLAALADGFDRPAVVLTTLNAATQRVPARSTVADASFTATVGGRLDEARLRGWLARMGFSQTPTVTEPGDYAVRGGLIDIYPPGPLGPVRLDLFGDVLDGARRFEAESQRTTDTVDRVELAPVSEVVLDEDSIQRFRRTYRETFGQPGPDDALYESVSAGRKHQGYEHWAPFFHEKMETLFDYLPDAPVTLDDQTEPAREARWETIEDHYRARQDVLKEKGRRDGAYKPVPPGQLYLDEAAWEDALGARAVRRFSPNPQPSGPGVIDAGGRTGRNFAPERQAEDLSLFGALADHIAKKRRNGAVILASYSQGARERMASLLADTGVADAKLIDRFSEAGGKGSLSLAVWELEAGFDANGQTVIAEQDVLGDRLVRRGRRKKRADNFLTEAASLSPGDLVVHVEHGVGRYHGLETITAAGAPHECLALEYADNARLYLPVENIELLTRYGHEEGLLDRLGGGAWQAKKAKLKERIKMMAERLIRVAAERALRKAPILTPPEGLWDEFCARFPYQETEDQLSAIEDVLDDMGKGTPMDRLICGDVGFGKTEVALRAAFVAALSGVQVAVIAPTTLLARQHYKAFAERFRGLPVKVCQMSRFVSTKEMAQTREALGRNEIEIVIGTHAILAKGVKFANLGLLIIDEEQKFGVQHKERLKELRSDVHVLTMTATPIPRTLQLSLSGVRELSIIGTPPVDRLAVRTYVSEFDPLTVREALLREKYRGGQAFYVVPRVSDLAEIEEFLREEVPEVTFITAHGQMAAGELDERMNAFYDGQYDVLLATTIVESGIDIPAANTLIVHRADMFGLAQLYQIRGRVGRSKIRAYAYLTTKRRKKLTPAAQKRLRVLGSLDSLGAGFALASQDLDIRGAGNLLGEEQSGQIREVGYALYQDMLEEAINKLKSGQGEGLSDDGQWSPQINLGVPVLIPEDYVPDLDVRLGLYRRLSTLDKKVELEGFAAELIDRFGPLPGEVDMLLKIVRVKAMCRKANIGRIDGGPKGATVQFHENRYARPEGLVQFIQDQNGRAKIKDNKVVVARNWPDEKARLNGAFTIARDLARLAKAG, from the coding sequence ATGAAGGATGGCGGACCCCTGACGACAGGCTCCGTGCTGGTCGGCGGCGCGCCCGAGGGCTACGACGCTCAGCTCGTGGCGGATTATGTGCGGCGCGAAGGTGCGCCGCTCATCCATGTCGCGCGCGACGATGCCCGGCTCGCGGCCCTGCGCGCCTCGCTGCGGTTCGTCGCACCCGACCTGCCGGTGCTGGAGTTCCCGGCCTGGGACTGCCTGCCCTACGACCGCATCTCGCCCAATGCCGAGGTGTCGGCCCGGCGTATGGCGACACTGGCGGCCCTGGCCGACGGCTTCGACCGGCCTGCGGTGGTGCTGACCACGCTCAATGCCGCGACCCAGCGGGTGCCTGCGCGCAGCACCGTGGCCGATGCGAGCTTCACCGCCACGGTGGGCGGACGGCTCGATGAGGCGCGGCTGCGCGGCTGGCTCGCCCGCATGGGCTTTTCCCAGACGCCCACGGTGACGGAGCCCGGCGACTACGCCGTGCGCGGCGGTCTCATCGACATCTATCCGCCGGGCCCGCTCGGCCCCGTCCGTCTCGACCTCTTCGGCGACGTGCTCGACGGCGCGCGCCGGTTCGAGGCGGAGAGCCAGCGCACCACCGACACCGTCGACCGGGTGGAACTCGCGCCCGTCTCCGAGGTCGTGCTGGACGAGGACTCCATCCAGCGCTTCCGCCGCACCTATCGCGAGACCTTCGGCCAGCCTGGCCCCGACGATGCGCTCTACGAGAGCGTCAGCGCCGGGCGGAAGCATCAGGGCTACGAACACTGGGCGCCCTTCTTCCACGAGAAGATGGAGACGCTCTTCGACTACCTGCCCGACGCGCCCGTGACCCTCGACGACCAGACCGAGCCCGCGCGCGAGGCCCGGTGGGAGACGATCGAGGATCACTACCGCGCCCGCCAGGACGTGCTGAAGGAGAAGGGCCGCCGCGACGGCGCCTACAAGCCGGTGCCGCCGGGCCAGCTCTATCTCGACGAGGCGGCATGGGAGGACGCGCTGGGCGCCCGCGCGGTGCGCCGTTTCTCCCCGAACCCGCAGCCGTCGGGCCCAGGCGTGATCGATGCGGGCGGGCGGACGGGCCGCAACTTCGCGCCCGAGCGGCAGGCGGAGGACCTGAGCCTCTTCGGCGCGCTCGCCGACCACATCGCGAAGAAGCGCCGCAACGGCGCCGTCATCCTCGCCAGCTACTCCCAGGGCGCGCGGGAGCGGATGGCGAGCCTGCTCGCCGATACTGGCGTCGCCGATGCGAAGCTCATCGACCGTTTCAGTGAGGCGGGCGGCAAGGGCTCGCTCTCCCTCGCCGTGTGGGAGCTCGAGGCCGGTTTCGACGCCAATGGCCAGACGGTGATTGCGGAGCAGGATGTGCTCGGCGACCGCCTCGTCCGCCGGGGCCGCCGCAAGAAGCGCGCCGACAACTTCCTGACGGAAGCCGCCAGCCTCTCCCCCGGCGATCTCGTGGTTCATGTGGAGCACGGCGTCGGCCGCTATCACGGGCTGGAGACGATCACCGCCGCGGGCGCCCCCCACGAATGCCTCGCGCTCGAATACGCCGACAACGCCCGCCTCTACCTGCCGGTGGAGAACATCGAGCTTCTGACCCGCTACGGTCACGAGGAAGGGTTGCTCGATCGCCTCGGCGGCGGCGCTTGGCAGGCCAAGAAGGCCAAGCTCAAAGAGCGGATCAAGATGATGGCCGAGCGCCTGATCCGCGTCGCGGCCGAGCGTGCGCTGCGCAAGGCCCCCATCCTCACACCGCCCGAGGGGCTGTGGGACGAGTTCTGCGCCCGCTTTCCCTATCAGGAGACGGAGGATCAGCTTTCGGCCATCGAGGACGTGCTCGACGACATGGGCAAGGGCACGCCCATGGACCGGCTGATCTGCGGCGATGTGGGCTTCGGCAAGACCGAGGTCGCACTGCGCGCCGCCTTCGTGGCGGCCCTGTCCGGCGTGCAGGTGGCCGTGATCGCACCCACCACGCTGCTCGCCCGCCAGCACTACAAGGCCTTTGCCGAGCGGTTCCGCGGCCTGCCGGTGAAGGTCTGCCAGATGTCGCGCTTCGTCTCGACCAAGGAGATGGCGCAGACCCGCGAGGCGCTGGGCCGCAACGAGATCGAGATCGTCATCGGGACCCACGCGATCCTCGCCAAGGGGGTGAAGTTCGCGAACCTGGGCCTGCTCATCATCGACGAGGAGCAGAAATTCGGCGTCCAGCACAAGGAGCGGCTGAAGGAGCTCCGCTCCGACGTTCACGTGCTGACCATGACCGCGACGCCGATCCCGCGTACGCTGCAACTCAGCCTGTCGGGCGTGCGCGAGCTCTCCATCATCGGGACACCGCCTGTCGATCGCCTCGCCGTGCGCACCTACGTCTCCGAATTCGATCCGCTGACGGTGCGCGAAGCTCTGCTGCGGGAGAAGTATCGCGGCGGGCAGGCGTTCTACGTCGTGCCCCGCGTCAGCGACCTCGCGGAGATCGAGGAGTTCCTGCGCGAGGAGGTGCCCGAGGTCACCTTCATTACCGCCCACGGCCAGATGGCGGCCGGTGAGCTCGACGAGCGGATGAACGCCTTCTACGACGGGCAATACGACGTGCTGCTCGCCACCACCATCGTGGAGTCGGGCATCGACATCCCGGCGGCCAACACGTTGATCGTGCACCGCGCCGACATGTTCGGCCTCGCCCAGCTCTACCAGATCCGCGGCCGCGTCGGCCGGTCGAAGATCCGCGCCTACGCCTACCTCACCACCAAGCGCCGCAAGAAGCTGACCCCCGCCGCACAGAAGCGCCTGCGCGTCCTCGGCTCGCTGGATTCGCTCGGCGCGGGCTTCGCGCTGGCGAGCCAGGATCTCGACATCCGCGGTGCCGGCAACCTTCTGGGCGAGGAGCAGTCCGGCCAGATCCGCGAGGTCGGCTACGCGCTCTACCAGGACATGTTGGAGGAGGCGATCAACAAGCTGAAATCGGGGCAGGGCGAAGGCCTCTCCGACGACGGCCAGTGGTCGCCGCAGATCAATCTCGGCGTGCCGGTGCTGATCCCCGAGGACTACGTCCCCGACCTCGACGTGCGCCTCGGCCTCTACCGTCGCCTCTCGACCCTCGACAAGAAGGTGGAGCTCGAGGGCTTCGCTGCTGAGCTCATCGACCGCTTCGGCCCGCTGCCGGGCGAGGTCGACATGCTCCTGAAGATCGTCCGGGTGAAGGCGATGTGCCGCAAGGCCAATATCGGCCGCATCGACGGCGGGCCGAAGGGTGCGACCGTGCAGTTCCACGAGAACCGCTATGCCCGCCCAGAGGGCCTCGTCCAGTTCATCCAGGACCAGAACGGCCGCGCGAAGATCAAGGACAACAAGGTTGTCGTGGCCCGCAACTGGCCCGACGAGAAGGCCCGCCTGAACGGCGCCTTCACCATCGCGCGCGACCTCGCCCGCCTCGCCAAAGCGGGCTGA
- the hemB gene encoding porphobilinogen synthase has translation MPHPAAPFPMTRPRRLRQSDWMRRLVRETRLSVDDLIWPLFVVDGEGVRQPIESMPGVERVSVDLVAEKANEAAGLGIPCIALFPYTDPAVKTPGAEEAWNPDNLVNRATREIKKQVLDIGVMLDVALDPYNSDGHDGFLRDGVVLNDESLMGLEKQALAHAEAGADILGPSDMMDGRVAIIRQALEANDFPDVSILSYAAKYASAFYGPFRDAVGASGALKGDKTTYQMDPANSDEALREVAIDLSEGADMVMVKPGMPYLDICTRVKREFGVPTYAYQVSGEYAMIKAAAANGWLDGEKAMLESLAAFKRAGCDGILTYFAKDVAEWLAEES, from the coding sequence ATGCCGCACCCCGCCGCACCCTTCCCGATGACCCGTCCCCGCCGCCTGCGCCAGTCCGACTGGATGCGCCGCCTGGTGCGGGAGACGCGGCTGAGCGTGGACGACCTGATCTGGCCGCTCTTCGTCGTCGATGGCGAGGGGGTGCGCCAGCCGATCGAATCCATGCCCGGCGTCGAGCGGGTCAGCGTCGATCTGGTGGCGGAAAAGGCGAACGAGGCGGCGGGCCTCGGCATCCCCTGCATCGCGCTCTTTCCCTATACCGACCCGGCGGTAAAGACGCCGGGGGCGGAGGAGGCGTGGAACCCCGACAACCTCGTGAATCGCGCCACCCGCGAGATCAAGAAGCAGGTGCTCGACATCGGCGTGATGCTCGATGTCGCACTCGATCCCTACAACTCCGACGGCCATGACGGGTTCCTGCGCGACGGCGTTGTGCTCAATGACGAGAGCCTGATGGGGCTTGAGAAGCAGGCCCTGGCCCATGCGGAGGCCGGCGCGGATATCCTCGGGCCCTCGGACATGATGGACGGGCGGGTCGCGATCATCCGGCAGGCGCTGGAGGCGAACGATTTCCCCGATGTCTCGATCCTGAGCTATGCGGCGAAGTACGCGAGCGCCTTCTACGGGCCGTTCCGGGATGCCGTGGGCGCTTCGGGCGCCCTCAAGGGCGACAAGACGACCTACCAGATGGACCCCGCCAATTCCGACGAGGCACTTCGCGAGGTCGCCATCGACCTCTCCGAAGGGGCGGACATGGTGATGGTGAAGCCCGGGATGCCCTATCTCGACATCTGCACCCGCGTGAAGCGCGAGTTCGGCGTGCCGACCTACGCCTACCAGGTCTCCGGCGAGTACGCGATGATCAAGGCCGCGGCCGCCAACGGCTGGCTCGACGGCGAAAAGGCGATGCTGGAGAGCCTGGCGGCCTTCAAGCGCGCGGGCTGCGACGGCATCCTCACCTACTTCGCGAAGGACGTGGCGGAGTGGCTGGCGGAGGAGAGCTGA
- a CDS encoding DUF2237 family protein, whose translation MTPDESLNVFGQPLIVCGADPVTGWYRNGKCDTCAEDTGSHTVCAVMTEEFLAFSKYVGNDLSTPRPEYGFAGLKAGDHWCLCAARWAQAAAEGCAPQVLLAATHQRALEVCDFETLKQHAVDI comes from the coding sequence ATGACCCCGGACGAGAGCCTCAACGTCTTCGGCCAGCCCCTGATCGTCTGCGGCGCGGACCCGGTGACGGGCTGGTACCGCAACGGGAAATGCGACACCTGCGCGGAGGATACCGGCTCCCACACCGTCTGCGCGGTGATGACCGAGGAGTTCCTCGCCTTCTCGAAATACGTGGGCAATGACCTGTCGACGCCGAGGCCCGAATACGGCTTCGCGGGGCTGAAGGCGGGCGACCACTGGTGCCTCTGCGCCGCCCGCTGGGCACAGGCCGCCGCCGAGGGCTGCGCCCCCCAGGTCCTGCTCGCCGCCACCCACCAGAGGGCGCTGGAGGTCTGCGACTTCGAGACACTGAAGCAGCACGCGGTGGATATCTGA
- the rpe gene encoding ribulose-phosphate 3-epimerase, with protein MTFDRSIKIAPSILSADFANFGAECEAIEGQGADWVHVDVMDGHFVPNITFGPATCAAIRPHIKGVMDVHLMIAPADPYLEAFAKAGADVLTVHAEAGPHLHRSLQAIRALGCKAGVALNPSTPASAVEYVLDQIDLICVMTVNPGFGGQSFIESQVEKVRQLRALIGARPIHIEIDGGVTPATAPKVAAAGADVLVAGSAVFKGGSVSNPAPYGENIRAIRAAAEQAVGVMA; from the coding sequence ATGACCTTCGACCGCTCGATCAAGATCGCCCCGTCCATCCTGTCCGCCGACTTCGCCAATTTCGGTGCGGAATGCGAGGCGATCGAGGGGCAGGGCGCGGACTGGGTGCATGTGGACGTGATGGACGGGCATTTCGTGCCCAACATCACCTTTGGCCCGGCGACCTGTGCGGCGATCCGCCCGCATATCAAGGGCGTGATGGACGTCCACCTGATGATCGCGCCTGCCGATCCCTATCTGGAGGCGTTCGCGAAGGCCGGGGCGGACGTGCTGACCGTCCATGCGGAGGCCGGACCGCACCTCCACCGCTCGCTCCAGGCGATCCGGGCGCTCGGCTGCAAGGCCGGGGTGGCGCTGAACCCCTCCACGCCCGCGAGCGCGGTCGAGTACGTGCTCGACCAGATCGACCTGATCTGCGTGATGACGGTGAACCCCGGTTTCGGCGGGCAGAGCTTCATCGAGAGCCAGGTGGAGAAGGTCCGCCAGCTCCGCGCCCTCATCGGCGCTCGCCCGATCCATATCGAGATCGACGGCGGTGTGACGCCCGCCACCGCCCCCAAGGTCGCGGCGGCGGGAGCCGACGTGCTGGTCGCGGGTTCGGCGGTGTTCAAGGGCGGCTCCGTCTCGAACCCCGCACCCTATGGTGAGAACATCCGCGCGATCCGCGCGGCGGCCGAGCAGGCGGTCGGGGTGATGGCATGA
- a CDS encoding superoxide dismutase, which produces MAFTLPDLPYSHDALADLGMSRETLEYHHDIHHKAYVDNGNKAIEGTEWEGKSVEEIVKGTYQAGAVAQNGIFNNASQFWNHNQFWEMMGPGQTGMPGELESAITESFGSVDKFKDEFKAAGAGQFGSGWAWLVKDTDGSLKVTKTENGVNPLCFDQTALLGCDVWEHSYYIDFRNKRPAYLDNFLEKLVNWENVASRL; this is translated from the coding sequence ATGGCCTTCACTCTTCCCGACCTGCCCTATTCCCACGACGCGCTCGCCGATCTCGGCATGAGCCGGGAGACGCTGGAGTACCACCACGACATCCACCACAAGGCCTATGTCGACAACGGCAACAAGGCGATCGAAGGGACGGAGTGGGAAGGCAAGTCCGTCGAGGAGATCGTGAAGGGCACCTACCAGGCCGGTGCGGTCGCGCAGAACGGCATCTTCAACAACGCCTCCCAGTTCTGGAACCACAACCAGTTCTGGGAGATGATGGGCCCGGGCCAGACCGGCATGCCGGGTGAGCTGGAAAGCGCGATTACCGAGAGCTTCGGCTCGGTCGACAAGTTCAAGGACGAGTTCAAGGCGGCCGGCGCGGGCCAGTTCGGCTCCGGCTGGGCGTGGCTGGTGAAGGACACCGACGGCTCGCTGAAGGTCACCAAGACCGAGAACGGCGTGAACCCGCTCTGCTTCGACCAGACGGCGCTGCTGGGCTGCGATGTGTGGGAGCACTCCTACTACATCGATTTCCGCAACAAGCGACCGGCTTACCTGGATAACTTCCTGGAGAAGCTGGTGAACTGGGAGAATGTCGCCTCCCGCCTCTGA
- a CDS encoding metallophosphoesterase: MHLLKVYAKGTRRGALRRFARWAVEPSLRFDVVRHVVRSERWAGAPLRIVVISDLHAQVPVMGLERVARIVARANALGADIMLLPGDVSFGLKRMPRRPHPEEVVQVLARLEAPLGRYAVLGNHDWREDYAALRDQPHLPRIGRALEAAGIPVLENRAVRIERAGGAFWLAGMGTERIFGEGRLDPGTADLDATLAAIRGDDPAILMMHEPDPFPQVPERIALSVCGHTHGGQLTAFGRALVVPSRHGTRYAYGHIREGGRDLVVSGGLGCSTIPLRLGRMPEITVVELSSA; encoded by the coding sequence ATGCACCTTCTGAAGGTCTATGCGAAGGGCACCCGGCGCGGTGCCCTTCGTCGTTTTGCGCGATGGGCGGTGGAGCCGTCGCTGCGCTTCGACGTGGTGCGCCATGTGGTGCGGAGCGAGCGGTGGGCGGGCGCGCCGCTGCGGATCGTCGTGATCTCGGACCTGCACGCGCAGGTGCCGGTGATGGGGTTGGAGCGGGTGGCGCGGATCGTGGCGCGGGCCAATGCGCTGGGGGCCGACATCATGCTGCTGCCGGGCGACGTCTCCTTCGGGCTGAAGCGGATGCCGCGTCGTCCGCATCCCGAGGAGGTGGTGCAGGTTCTCGCTCGGCTGGAGGCGCCGCTGGGCCGCTATGCGGTGCTCGGCAACCACGACTGGCGGGAGGATTACGCGGCTCTGCGCGACCAGCCGCACCTGCCCCGGATCGGCCGCGCGCTGGAAGCCGCGGGCATCCCGGTGCTCGAGAACCGCGCGGTTCGGATCGAGCGGGCGGGCGGAGCCTTCTGGCTCGCCGGGATGGGCACGGAGCGGATCTTCGGCGAGGGGCGGCTCGATCCCGGGACGGCGGATCTGGACGCGACGCTGGCGGCGATCAGGGGCGATGACCCCGCGATCCTGATGATGCACGAGCCCGATCCCTTTCCGCAGGTGCCCGAGCGGATCGCGCTGAGTGTCTGCGGGCATACCCATGGCGGGCAGCTCACCGCCTTCGGGCGGGCGCTGGTCGTGCCCTCGCGGCACGGCACCCGTTACGCCTACGGGCACATCCGGGAGGGCGGTCGGGATCTGGTGGTGTCCGGCGGGCTTGGCTGCTCGACGATCCCACTTCGTCTAGGGCGGATGCCCGAGATCACGGTGGTCGAGCTGAGCTCCGCTTGA
- a CDS encoding TIGR00730 family Rossman fold protein, translated as MTSAIPLSVCVFCGSRNGSDPDFRASAEAAGREIARRGWRVVWGAGEIGLMGAVAKAAQDAGGEVFGVIPQHLVDREFGKRDADKYVVTDNMHTRKTVMFANSGAVLALPGGPGTLDELFEVLTWRQLGLHDRPIVLLNINGYWDGLVALIDHVIAQGFAEPSFRAFLTVTETVEEAMKVLDRYAE; from the coding sequence ATGACATCCGCCATCCCCCTGAGTGTGTGCGTGTTTTGCGGCTCCCGCAACGGGTCCGATCCTGACTTCCGCGCGAGCGCCGAGGCCGCGGGCCGCGAGATCGCACGCCGCGGCTGGCGCGTGGTCTGGGGCGCAGGCGAGATCGGGCTTATGGGCGCGGTGGCCAAGGCCGCTCAGGACGCGGGCGGCGAGGTTTTCGGCGTCATTCCCCAGCACCTCGTCGACCGGGAATTCGGCAAGCGCGACGCGGACAAGTACGTCGTGACCGACAACATGCACACGCGAAAGACGGTGATGTTCGCCAATTCCGGCGCGGTCCTGGCGCTGCCGGGCGGGCCGGGGACGCTTGACGAGCTCTTCGAGGTGCTGACCTGGCGGCAGCTGGGTCTCCACGACCGGCCCATCGTGCTCCTGAACATCAACGGCTACTGGGACGGTCTGGTGGCACTGATCGACCACGTGATCGCACAGGGCTTCGCCGAGCCGAGTTTCCGGGCGTTCCTAACGGTGACCGAAACGGTGGAGGAGGCGATGAAGGTGCTGGACCGGTACGCGGAGTAG
- a CDS encoding Ig-like domain-containing protein has translation MSGTNGKRIALGIGAVGVAVAIWLLWSMQQGADAPTDIVASQQELPAEDDAPARDTNTVIVTAEPAETTPPSDEADEAPSTTTAEVPGADLLPAVPVEEEPVTPPAARVLQTDEADETVPAEETEVASADAPETEAPAEEAADETAPTFDLVRVEPDGSTVIAGRAEPGTEVNVTADGEVIGTAIAGSGGEFVALVDTPQTGLAQELRLETEGADGNTSRSEETVIVLVEPEAETEEDPAPPVVLLSTPEATEVLQAPDPGPSDQIVLDAISYSNTGGVVLSGRGTPGASARIYANGRPVSFTSIGADGTWSVVVETLTTGNYTLRVDELAADGSVTSRAESPFRREEPELVAAAQTEASTAFQQIVVQPGNNLWTIARERYGDGFLYTQIFTANADQIRNPDLIYPGQIFTLPED, from the coding sequence ATGTCGGGAACCAACGGAAAACGGATCGCACTCGGGATCGGGGCAGTCGGGGTGGCTGTCGCGATCTGGCTCTTGTGGTCCATGCAGCAGGGCGCCGACGCGCCGACCGACATCGTCGCATCGCAGCAGGAGCTGCCCGCCGAGGACGATGCGCCGGCGCGCGACACCAACACCGTCATCGTGACCGCGGAGCCGGCCGAAACCACGCCGCCGAGCGACGAGGCCGACGAGGCGCCAAGCACGACGACCGCCGAGGTGCCGGGCGCGGACCTCCTTCCCGCCGTTCCCGTCGAGGAAGAACCGGTGACGCCACCCGCGGCCCGCGTCCTGCAGACCGATGAGGCAGACGAGACCGTCCCGGCGGAGGAGACCGAGGTCGCCTCGGCCGACGCGCCCGAAACGGAGGCCCCTGCCGAGGAAGCCGCTGACGAGACCGCACCCACCTTCGACCTCGTCCGGGTCGAGCCCGACGGCTCCACCGTCATCGCCGGCCGTGCCGAGCCCGGCACCGAGGTCAACGTCACCGCCGATGGCGAGGTGATCGGCACCGCGATCGCGGGCAGCGGCGGCGAGTTCGTGGCCCTCGTCGACACGCCGCAGACCGGCCTCGCCCAGGAGCTGCGGCTCGAGACCGAAGGGGCCGACGGCAACACCAGCCGGTCCGAGGAAACCGTGATCGTCCTGGTCGAGCCCGAGGCGGAGACGGAGGAAGACCCTGCCCCGCCGGTCGTGCTTCTCTCCACACCCGAGGCGACGGAGGTGCTGCAGGCCCCCGATCCGGGGCCGAGCGACCAGATCGTGCTCGACGCGATCTCCTATTCCAACACCGGCGGCGTGGTGCTGAGCGGGCGCGGCACGCCCGGCGCCTCGGCCCGGATCTACGCCAACGGGCGCCCGGTCTCCTTCACCTCGATCGGGGCGGACGGCACCTGGTCGGTGGTGGTCGAGACGCTGACGACCGGCAACTACACCCTGCGCGTCGACGAGCTCGCCGCTGACGGAAGCGTGACCAGCCGCGCCGAAAGCCCCTTCCGCCGGGAGGAGCCGGAGCTCGTCGCCGCGGCCCAGACCGAGGCGAGCACGGCGTTCCAGCAGATCGTCGTCCAGCCGGGCAACAACCTGTGGACCATCGCGCGGGAGCGGTACGGCGACGGGTTCCTCTACACGCAGATCTTCACGGCCAATGCCGACCAGATCCGCAACCCCGACCTGATCTATCCGGGCCAGATCTTCACCCTTCCCGAAGACTGA